One window of Medicago truncatula cultivar Jemalong A17 chromosome 2, MtrunA17r5.0-ANR, whole genome shotgun sequence genomic DNA carries:
- the LOC11433059 gene encoding uncharacterized protein, with protein MLLRKTICKTRFLLKKTLKNFKCFIFGGYQKLPRSLSFNPFLGRSSNSARTYTSDQFYNEFYDILQSDLNRINRNGEISMNVSREKTMEDAASIEKKHVSFVKQISPENGVKEKKDKGNKKNDSCVNELALKMKELEMNDSGDVEQVLDIEEALHYYSRLKSPIYLDIVDKFFTDMHSELSVSQSSVSIKRSKSKGRFGSIRL; from the coding sequence ATGCTTCTAAGAAAAACCATTTGCAAGACCagatttttacttaaaaaaacacTCAAAAACTTCAAATGTTTCATCTTTGGAGGGTATCAAAAACTACCTAGATCTCTTTCCTTCAATCCATTCTTAGGTAGAAGTAGCAATAGTGCAAGAACATACACAAGTGATCAATTCTACAACGAGTTTTATGATattcttcagtctgatctcaaTAGAATAAACAGGAATGGTGAAATTAGCATGAATGTGTCAAGAGAAAAAACAATGGAAGATGCTGCAAGTAttgaaaaaaaacatgtgaGTTTTGTGAAACAAATTAGTCCAGAAAATGgagtgaaagagaaaaaagacaAAGGGAATAAGAAGAATGATTCATGTGTTAATGAATTGGCATTGAAGATGAAGGAATTGGAGATGAATGATTCAGGTGATGTTGAACAAGTACTAGATATAGAAGAAGCACTTCACTATTATTCTCGTCTCAAGAGTCCTATTTATTTAGATATTGTCGACAAGTTTTTCACTGACATGCACTCAGAATTGTCTGTTTCACAATCCTCTGTCAGCATCAAACGATCAAAGTCAAAGGGAAGATTTGGATCAATCAGGTTGTAG
- the LOC11430679 gene encoding kinesin-like protein KIN-13B: MNGGGRQGLRSGGGATGVHHQRQYSENFLDGATTGNRWLQSAGLQHLQSSAANPLQDYNLYGGGAQGGRMYRNVQRSFNGGGSDYYMEPSSPPDAYRASTLKMNGDDSAGDFSPGLLDLHSFDTELLPEIPVSKAYESNSLLYRGRSFDDTEPYMMSKQTAKARAPDNALKTLPADKDKSSSVAKIKVVVRKRPLNKKELAKNEEDIIDTHSNSLTVHETKLKVDLTQYLEKHEFVFDAVLNEEVTNDEVYRETVEPIVPIIFERTKATCFAYGQTGSGKTFTMKPLPLKASRDILRLMHHTYRNQGFQLFVSFFEIYGGKLYDLLNERKKLCMREDGKQQVCIVGLQEYQVADVENIKDLIERGSATRSTGTTGANEESSRSHAILQLAIKRSVDGNASKPPRLVGKLSFIDLAGSERGADTTDNDKQTRIEGAEINKSLLALKECIRALDNDQGHIPFRGSKLTEVLRDSFVGNSRTVMISCISPSSGSCEHTLNTLRYADRVKSLSKGNNSKKDVLSSNFNLKESITVPLSSVTAPVYEDHTADAWHDENEGDDFSPPEEYYEQVKPPLKKNVRMESYAMTDDKSKKPSGLVKWKDLPKAEPKPANSEDDLSALLQEEEDLVNAHRTQVEETMNIVREEMNLLVEADQPGNQLDDYVTRLNTILSQKAAGIMQLQNRLAHFQKRLKEHNVLVSSSGY; the protein is encoded by the exons ATGAACGGTGGAGGAAGACAGGGACTTAGATCTGGCGGTGGTGCTACCGGCGTTCATCACCAACGGCAATACTCCGAGAATTTCCTCGACGGCGCCACCACTGGAAACCGTTGGCTTCAATCCGCTGGACTTCAACATCTTCAATCCTCCGCTGCAAATCCTCTTCAG GATTATAACTTGTACGGTGGCGGAGCGCAGGGAGGAAGAATGTATAGGAATGTTCAGAGAAGCTTTAATGGCGGAGGGAGTGATTATTATATGGAGCCTTCATCGCCTCCTGATGCTTACCGTGCTTCGACGTTGAAGATGAACGGTGATGATTCGGCTGGTGATTTTAGTCCTGGCTTGTTGGATCTGCATTCGTTTGATACTGAGCTTCTTCCTGag ATCCCGGTCTCCAAAGCATATGAGTCCAACTCCTTGTTGTATCGTGGTAGAAGCTTTGATGACACTGAACCTTACATGATGAGCAAACAGACTGCCAAAGCTCGTGCTCCTGACAACGCATTGAAAACTTTACCTGCAGATAAAGATAAGTCCAGTTCTGTGGCAAAGATTAAAGTTGTG GTTCGTAAGAGACCATTGAATAAGAAGGAATTAGCAAAGAATGAGGAAGACATTATAGATACCCATTCCAATTCTTTAACAGTGCACGAAACTAAACTGAAG GTTGACTTAACTCAGTACTTAGAGAAGcatgaatttgtttttgatGCTGTCTTGAATGAAGAGGTTACGAATGATGAG gtcTACCGTGAAACAGTGGAACCCATAGTTCCAATCATCTTTGAACGCACTAAGGCAACTTGCTTTGCTTACGGGCAAACAG GAAGTGGAAAAACATTTACAATGAAGCCACTGCCGCTTAAAGCATCAAGGGACATCCTAAGATTGATGCATCATACTTACCGGAACCAAGGATTTCAATTGTTTGTGAGTTTCTTTGAAATATATGGTGGGAAGCTCTATGATCTCCTTAATGAAAGAAA AAAGCTTTGCATGAGGGAAGATGGTAAGCAGCAAGTTTGCATTGTTGGTTTGCAAGAGTACCAAGTAGCAGATGTGGAGAATATCAAAGACCTGATTGAGAGAGGAAGTGCCACAAGAAGTACAGGAACAACAGGTGCAAATGAGGAATCTTCACGGTCTCATGCAATACTTCAACTTGCTATCAAGAGGTCAGTTGATGGCAATGCATCCAAACCTCCCCGACTTGTAGGCAAGCTCTCCTTCATAGATCTTGCTGGAAGTGAACGTGGAGCAGACACCACAGACAATGACAAACAGACAAG AATAGAAGGGGCTGAAATCAATAAGAGCTTACTTGCCCTAAAGGAATGCATAAGAGCTCTGGATAATGACCAAGGACACATCCCTTTCAGGGGAAGTAAACTGACTGAAGTTTTGAGGGATTCTTTTGTTGGCAATTCCCGTACTGTTATGATATCATGCATATCACCTAGCTCTGGTTCGTGCGAGCACACTCTGAATACTTTAAGATATGCTGACAG GGTGAAAAGCTTGTCAAAAGGGAACAACTCAAAGAAGGATGTTTTATCGTCGAATTTCAACCTTAAAGAATCAATTACGGTTCCCTTATCTTCAGTTACTGCACCGGTCTATGAGGATCACACAGCCGATGCATGGCATGATGAAAATGAAGGGGATGATTTTAGCCCCCCTGAAGAGTACTATGAGCAGGTGAAACCACCGTTGAAGAAAAATGTAAGGATGGAGTCATATGCGATGACAGATGACAAATCGAAGAAACCTAGTGGTTTAGTCAAATGGAAGGACCTCCCAAAAGCTGAACCTAAACCCGCTAATTCAGAGGATGATTTAAGTGCCCTCTTACAG GAAGAAGAGGATCTTGTAAATGCTCACCGGACACAAGTAGAGGAGACTATGAATATTGTTAGAGAG GAGATGAACCTCTTGGTTGAAGCGGATCAACCAGGGAATCAGCTAGATGATTACGTAACAAGACTAAATACCATTCTTTCTCAGAAGGCTGCTGGCATTATGCAATTGCAGAACCGTTTAGCTCATTTTCAGAAACGCTTAAAGGAGCATAATGTCTTGGTTTCATCTTCTGGCTACTAG